From Vagococcus jeotgali, one genomic window encodes:
- the rpsQ gene encoding 30S ribosomal protein S17, whose amino-acid sequence MTQERNERKVYTGRVVSDKMDKTIVVVVETKKMHKKYGKRVKYSKKYKAHDENNVAKTGDIVKIMETRPLSATKRFRLLEVVEEAVII is encoded by the coding sequence ATGACTCAAGAAAGAAATGAACGTAAAGTTTATACTGGACGCGTAGTTTCAGACAAAATGGATAAAACTATCGTTGTTGTAGTAGAAACAAAAAAAATGCATAAAAAATACGGTAAACGAGTTAAATATTCGAAAAAATATAAAGCTCATGATGAAAACAACGTTGCTAAAACGGGAGATATCGTAAAAATTATGGAAACTCGTCCATTATCTGCGACAAAACGCTTCCGTCTGTTAGAAGTTGTAGAAGAAGCAGTAATTATTTAA
- the rplD gene encoding 50S ribosomal protein L4, whose protein sequence is MTSVALFKQDGTQNGEIELNEAIFGIEPNENVVYDAIIMQRASLRQGTHAVKTRGKVRGGGRKPWRQKGTGRARQGSIRSPQWRGGGVVFGPTPRSYSYKLPKKVRRLAIKSVLSEKVAENKLVVVEGLSFDAPKTKEFKQVLENLNVDTKVLIVLESGNDFAALSGRNLPNVSIVESNNVSVLDVVAADKLLMTKTALTHVEEVLA, encoded by the coding sequence ATGACATCTGTAGCATTATTTAAACAAGATGGAACTCAAAATGGCGAAATCGAATTAAACGAAGCTATTTTTGGAATTGAGCCAAACGAAAATGTTGTCTACGACGCTATTATTATGCAACGTGCTTCTTTAAGACAAGGAACACATGCTGTAAAAACTCGTGGCAAAGTGCGTGGTGGTGGACGTAAACCATGGCGTCAAAAAGGAACAGGTCGTGCGCGTCAAGGATCTATCCGCTCACCACAATGGCGTGGAGGTGGGGTTGTTTTTGGACCAACACCACGTTCATATAGCTATAAATTACCGAAAAAAGTTCGTCGTTTAGCAATCAAATCTGTATTATCAGAAAAAGTTGCAGAAAACAAATTAGTAGTTGTTGAAGGGTTATCATTTGATGCTCCAAAAACAAAAGAATTTAAGCAAGTTTTAGAAAACCTAAACGTTGATACTAAAGTATTAATCGTCTTAGAAAGTGGTAATGACTTTGCAGCATTATCAGGACGTAACTTACCAAATGTTTCTATTGTAGAATCAAATAACGTAAGTGTTCTAGATGTAGTAGCTGCTGACAAACTATTAATGACTAAAACTGCTCTGACTCATGTAGAGGAGGTACTTGCATAA
- the rpsC gene encoding 30S ribosomal protein S3 produces the protein MGQKINPIGMRVGVIRDWDAKWYAEKEYAEYLHEDLKIRKFISTRLADASVSTIEIERADKRVNVSIHTAKPGMVIGKGGSEVEALRKELNKLTGKRVHINIVEIKKPDLDAKLVAEGIARQLENRVAFRRAQKQAITRTMRAGALGIKTQVSGRLNGADMARSEGYSEGTVPLHTLRADIDYAWEEADTTYGKLGVKVWIYRGEILPEKKKTEKGGK, from the coding sequence GTGGGTCAAAAAATTAATCCAATTGGAATGCGTGTTGGCGTTATTCGTGACTGGGATGCTAAATGGTATGCCGAAAAAGAATACGCTGAATACTTACATGAAGATTTAAAAATCCGTAAATTTATTTCGACTAGATTGGCTGATGCTTCTGTTTCTACCATTGAAATTGAACGCGCTGATAAACGCGTGAACGTTTCAATTCATACTGCTAAACCTGGTATGGTAATTGGTAAAGGTGGATCTGAAGTTGAAGCTTTAAGAAAAGAATTAAACAAATTAACTGGTAAACGAGTTCACATCAACATCGTTGAAATTAAAAAACCAGATTTAGATGCTAAATTAGTAGCAGAAGGAATTGCACGTCAATTAGAAAATCGTGTGGCATTCCGTCGTGCTCAAAAACAAGCAATTACTCGTACTATGAGAGCTGGTGCCCTAGGGATCAAAACTCAAGTATCTGGACGCTTAAATGGTGCTGATATGGCACGTTCTGAAGGTTATTCTGAAGGAACTGTTCCACTTCATACACTAAGAGCAGACATCGATTATGCTTGGGAAGAAGCGGATACTACATACGGAAAACTTGGAGTTAAAGTATGGATTTACCGTGGAGAAATTCTTCCAGAAAAGAAAAAGACTGAGAAAGGAGGGAAATAA
- the rpmC gene encoding 50S ribosomal protein L29: MKVKDIRELTTAEMIAKEKEFKEELFNLRFQLATGQLENTARISEVRKSIARIKTVLREEAAK; encoded by the coding sequence ATGAAGGTTAAAGATATCAGAGAATTAACCACTGCCGAAATGATCGCTAAAGAAAAAGAATTTAAGGAAGAGTTATTCAACCTAAGATTTCAATTAGCAACAGGTCAATTAGAAAATACAGCACGAATTTCAGAAGTTCGTAAATCGATTGCACGCATTAAAACAGTTTTGCGTGAAGAAGCTGCTAAGTAA
- the rplP gene encoding 50S ribosomal protein L16, whose amino-acid sequence MLVPKRVKHRREFRGKMRGEAKGGKEIAFGEYGLQALDSHWITNRQIEAARIAMTRHMKRGGKVWIKIFPHKSYTSKPIGVRMGSGKGAPEGWVAPVKRGKIMFEVAGVPEDVAREALRLASNKLPVRTKIVKREEMGGESNEG is encoded by the coding sequence ATGTTAGTACCTAAACGTGTAAAACACCGTCGTGAATTTAGAGGTAAAATGCGTGGAGAAGCTAAAGGTGGTAAAGAAATCGCTTTTGGTGAATATGGTTTACAAGCTCTTGATTCACATTGGATCACGAACCGTCAAATCGAAGCAGCCCGTATTGCAATGACTCGTCACATGAAACGTGGTGGGAAAGTATGGATTAAAATTTTCCCTCATAAATCATATACATCAAAACCAATTGGTGTTCGTATGGGTTCTGGTAAAGGGGCACCTGAAGGATGGGTTGCACCAGTTAAACGTGGAAAAATCATGTTTGAAGTTGCCGGAGTTCCTGAAGATGTAGCTCGTGAAGCCTTAAGACTTGCATCTAACAAGTTACCTGTAAGAACAAAAATTGTAAAACGTGAAGAAATGGGTGGTGAATCGAATGAAGGTTAA
- the rplE gene encoding 50S ribosomal protein L5, with the protein MNRLKEKYLNEVTPSLVEKFNYSSVMQTPKVDKIVINMGVGDAVSNSKNLDKAVEELALISGQKPMITKAKKSIAGFRLREGMPIGCKVTLRGERMYEFLDKLVSVSLPRVRDFHGVSKKSFDGRGNYTLGIKEQLIFPEVDYDLVDKVRGMDIVIVTTANTDEEARELLGQLGMPFQK; encoded by the coding sequence ATGAACCGCCTAAAAGAAAAGTATCTTAATGAAGTGACACCATCATTGGTGGAAAAATTTAATTACTCTTCTGTTATGCAAACACCTAAAGTTGATAAAATCGTTATTAACATGGGTGTTGGTGATGCAGTATCAAACAGTAAAAATTTAGATAAAGCAGTTGAAGAACTAGCTTTAATCTCTGGACAAAAACCTATGATTACAAAAGCCAAAAAATCAATCGCTGGATTCCGTTTACGTGAAGGAATGCCTATTGGTTGTAAAGTAACTTTACGTGGAGAAAGAATGTACGAATTTTTAGATAAATTAGTATCAGTTTCACTACCACGTGTACGTGACTTCCATGGTGTAAGTAAAAAATCATTCGACGGACGTGGAAATTATACTTTAGGAATTAAAGAACAATTAATTTTCCCAGAGGTTGATTATGATTTAGTAGATAAGGTCCGAGGAATGGATATTGTTATTGTAACAACAGCTAATACTGATGAGGAAGCTCGTGAGTTATTAGGTCAACTTGGAATGCCATTCCAAAAATAA
- the rpsS gene encoding 30S ribosomal protein S19, which translates to MGRSLKKGPFVDEHLMKKVEAQKDAPKKSVIKTWSRRSTIFPNFIGYTIAVYDGRKHVPVYIQEDMVGHKLGEFAPTRTYRGHVADDKKTNR; encoded by the coding sequence ATGGGTCGTAGCTTGAAAAAAGGACCTTTTGTTGATGAACACTTAATGAAAAAAGTGGAAGCACAAAAAGATGCGCCTAAAAAATCAGTAATTAAAACTTGGTCTCGTCGTTCTACAATTTTCCCAAACTTTATTGGGTACACTATCGCTGTATATGATGGAAGAAAACATGTTCCTGTATACATCCAAGAAGATATGGTAGGACACAAACTAGGTGAATTTGCACCAACAAGAACTTATCGTGGACATGTTGCTGACGATAAAAAAACTAATCGCTAA
- the rplB gene encoding 50S ribosomal protein L2: MGIKKYKPTTNGRRNMTGSDFAEITTATPEKTLLQPLTNRAGRNNQGKITVRHHGGGHKRQYRVIDFKRNKDNVVGIVKTVEYDPNRSANIALIHYTDGVKTYIIAPKGLKVGTQISSGPDADIKVGNALPLNNIPVGTVIHNIELKPGKGGQLIRSAGTSAQVLGKEGKYVLVRLNSGEVRMILGTCRATVGTVGNEQHELIHLGKAGRSRWMRKRPTVRGSVMNPNDHPHGGGEGKAPIGRPSPMSPWGKPTLGYKTRSKKAKSDKFIVRRRKSK, from the coding sequence GTGGGTATTAAAAAGTACAAACCAACCACAAATGGTCGTCGTAATATGACTGGATCAGATTTTGCTGAGATTACAACAGCAACGCCTGAAAAGACGTTACTACAACCATTAACTAATAGGGCTGGACGTAATAACCAAGGTAAAATTACTGTACGTCACCATGGTGGTGGTCACAAACGTCAATATCGTGTCATTGACTTTAAACGTAATAAAGATAATGTCGTTGGTATTGTTAAAACAGTTGAGTATGATCCAAATAGATCAGCAAATATTGCTTTAATTCACTATACTGATGGTGTAAAAACTTACATTATCGCACCTAAAGGACTTAAAGTTGGCACACAAATTTCTTCAGGACCAGATGCGGATATTAAAGTAGGGAATGCTCTACCATTAAATAATATTCCAGTTGGTACAGTTATCCATAATATTGAGTTAAAACCTGGTAAAGGTGGACAGTTGATCCGTTCAGCTGGAACAAGCGCTCAAGTACTTGGTAAAGAAGGTAAATATGTTTTAGTACGTCTAAACTCAGGCGAAGTTCGCATGATCTTAGGTACTTGTCGTGCAACAGTAGGTACTGTTGGTAACGAACAACATGAATTAATCCATCTAGGTAAAGCTGGACGTAGTCGTTGGATGCGTAAGAGACCAACTGTACGTGGTAGCGTAATGAACCCTAATGACCATCCACACGGTGGTGGGGAAGGTAAAGCACCAATCGGTCGTCCATCTCCAATGAGTCCATGGGGCAAACCTACACTTGGATACAAAACTCGTAGCAAAAAAGCTAAATCAGATAAATTTATCGTACGTCGTCGTAAATCTAAATAA
- the rplW gene encoding 50S ribosomal protein L23, giving the protein MELIDVIKRPVITEMSVEAMDDKKYTFEVDVRANKTLVKQAVESVFGVKVKKVNIMNVKPKMKRMGKHAGYTKKRRKAIVQLTEDSKDIQIFDAE; this is encoded by the coding sequence ATGGAATTAATCGATGTAATTAAACGCCCTGTTATTACAGAAATGTCTGTAGAAGCAATGGACGATAAAAAATACACGTTTGAAGTGGACGTAAGAGCCAATAAAACATTAGTTAAGCAAGCTGTAGAATCAGTTTTCGGAGTTAAAGTTAAAAAAGTGAACATCATGAATGTTAAACCTAAGATGAAACGTATGGGTAAACATGCTGGTTACACTAAAAAACGTCGTAAAGCGATTGTACAATTAACAGAAGATTCAAAAGACATTCAAATTTTTGATGCTGAATAA
- the rplC gene encoding 50S ribosomal protein L3, which yields MTKGILGRKVGMTQVFTENGELIPVTVIEAAANVVLQVKTIETDGYEAVQFGFDDKREILSNKPAKGHVAKANTAPKRFIREFDDVELGEYEVGQEIKVDVFQAGDIVDVTGTSKGHGFQGAIKRHGQSRGPMSHGSRYHRRPGSMGAASDPSRVFKGKKLAGRMGGDRVTVQNLEVVRVDTDKNVILVKGNVPGAKKSLVEIKTAVKAAK from the coding sequence ATGACCAAAGGAATCTTAGGTAGAAAAGTAGGTATGACTCAAGTTTTTACTGAAAACGGAGAATTAATTCCAGTAACAGTGATCGAAGCGGCAGCTAACGTTGTTTTACAAGTTAAAACAATTGAAACTGACGGTTACGAAGCCGTTCAATTTGGATTCGACGACAAACGTGAAATCTTATCAAATAAACCTGCTAAGGGTCATGTTGCGAAAGCAAATACGGCTCCTAAGCGCTTCATTAGAGAATTCGATGATGTTGAGCTAGGAGAGTATGAAGTAGGACAAGAAATTAAAGTTGATGTTTTCCAAGCAGGAGACATCGTTGATGTAACAGGTACAAGTAAAGGTCATGGTTTCCAAGGTGCAATCAAGCGTCATGGTCAATCAAGAGGACCTATGTCACATGGTTCTAGATACCATCGTCGCCCAGGATCAATGGGTGCTGCATCTGATCCATCACGTGTTTTTAAAGGTAAAAAATTAGCAGGACGTATGGGTGGCGACCGTGTAACGGTTCAAAACTTAGAAGTTGTGCGTGTTGATACTGATAAAAATGTCATTTTAGTAAAAGGTAATGTACCTGGAGCTAAAAAATCATTAGTTGAAATCAAAACAGCAGTTAAGGCTGCTAAATAG
- the tuf gene encoding elongation factor Tu — translation MAKEKFDRSKDHVNIGTIGHVDHGKTTLSAAIATVLSKHGDGEAQNYADIDNAPEEKERGITISTSHIEYETDTRHYAHVDCPGHADYVKNMITGAAQMDGAILVVSAADGPMPQTREHILLSRNVGVPYIVVFLNKMDMVDDEELLELVEMEVRDLLSEYDFPGDDTPIIAGSALKALEGDEAYEEKILELMAAVDAYIPTPTRETDKPFMMPVEDVFSITGRGTVATGRVERGEVRVGDEVELVGIAPEIEKTTVTGVEMFRKLLDYAEAGDNIGALLRGVSREDIQRGQVLAAPGTITPHTKFKAEVYVLSKEEGGRHTPFFTNYRPQFYFRTTDVTGVCHLPEGTEMVMPGDNVAMDVELIHPIAIEDGTRFSIREGGRTVGSGVVTEIVG, via the coding sequence ATGGCAAAAGAAAAATTTGACCGCTCAAAAGACCATGTAAACATCGGAACTATCGGACATGTCGATCATGGTAAAACTACATTATCTGCAGCAATCGCAACTGTGTTATCTAAACATGGTGACGGAGAAGCTCAAAACTATGCAGATATCGATAACGCTCCAGAAGAAAAAGAACGTGGAATCACAATTTCTACTTCTCATATCGAGTATGAAACAGACACTCGTCACTATGCCCATGTGGATTGTCCAGGACATGCGGATTATGTTAAAAACATGATCACTGGTGCTGCACAAATGGATGGAGCTATCTTAGTAGTATCTGCTGCTGATGGCCCTATGCCTCAAACTCGTGAGCACATTCTTTTATCTCGTAACGTTGGTGTACCATACATCGTTGTTTTCTTAAACAAAATGGATATGGTTGATGATGAAGAATTACTAGAATTAGTTGAAATGGAAGTTCGTGACTTATTATCAGAATACGATTTCCCAGGTGATGATACTCCAATTATCGCTGGTTCAGCTCTTAAAGCTTTAGAAGGTGACGAAGCTTATGAAGAAAAAATCTTAGAATTAATGGCAGCTGTTGATGCTTATATTCCAACACCAACTCGTGAAACTGACAAACCATTCATGATGCCAGTTGAGGATGTATTCTCAATTACTGGTCGTGGTACTGTTGCAACTGGTCGTGTTGAACGTGGAGAAGTTCGTGTTGGGGATGAAGTTGAATTAGTAGGTATCGCTCCAGAAATCGAAAAAACAACTGTAACAGGTGTTGAAATGTTCCGTAAATTATTAGATTACGCTGAAGCAGGAGACAACATTGGTGCTTTATTACGTGGTGTATCTCGTGAAGATATCCAACGTGGACAAGTATTAGCTGCTCCAGGAACAATCACTCCACATACAAAATTCAAAGCTGAAGTTTACGTTTTATCAAAAGAAGAAGGTGGACGTCATACTCCATTCTTCACAAACTACCGTCCTCAGTTCTACTTCCGTACAACTGACGTAACTGGTGTTTGTCACTTACCAGAAGGTACTGAAATGGTAATGCCTGGTGATAACGTAGCAATGGACGTTGAATTAATTCACCCAATCGCGATTGAAGACGGAACTCGTTTCTCAATTCGTGAAGGTGGACGTACTGTTGGTTCAGGCGTTGTAACTGAAATCGTAGGTTAA
- the rplN gene encoding 50S ribosomal protein L14, whose product MIQQETRMKVADNSGAREVLTIKVLGGSGRKTANIGDIVVCTVKQATPGGVVKKGEVVKAVIVRTKSGARRSDGSYIKFDENACVIIRDDKSPRGTRIFGPVARELRDNNFMKIVSLAPEVL is encoded by the coding sequence GTGATCCAACAAGAAACTCGTATGAAAGTAGCTGACAATTCTGGAGCTCGTGAAGTACTTACTATTAAAGTACTTGGTGGTTCTGGACGTAAGACTGCTAATATCGGTGACATCGTCGTTTGTACGGTTAAACAAGCAACGCCAGGTGGTGTTGTTAAAAAAGGTGAAGTCGTAAAAGCAGTAATTGTACGTACTAAATCAGGAGCACGTCGTAGTGACGGTTCATATATTAAATTTGATGAAAATGCATGTGTGATTATCCGTGATGATAAGAGTCCACGTGGTACACGTATCTTTGGACCAGTTGCACGTGAATTACGTGACAACAATTTCATGAAGATTGTCTCACTAGCACCAGAAGTTTTATAA
- the rplV gene encoding 50S ribosomal protein L22, whose translation MSEERITSAKATAKTVRVSPRKTRLVVDLIRGKQVGEAISILKFSPNKAAGIVEKVLMSAIANAENNFDLDVEDLVVSEVFVNEGPTMKRFRPRAKGSASPINKRTSHITVVVSEK comes from the coding sequence ATGTCAGAAGAAAGAATTACTTCAGCTAAAGCAACTGCCAAGACAGTTCGAGTTTCACCTCGCAAAACAAGACTTGTTGTTGACCTAATCAGAGGGAAACAAGTAGGAGAGGCTATTTCAATTTTGAAATTCTCACCTAACAAAGCAGCAGGTATTGTTGAAAAAGTGTTAATGTCAGCAATTGCAAACGCAGAAAATAACTTTGACTTAGATGTTGAAGATTTAGTGGTATCAGAAGTATTTGTAAACGAAGGACCAACAATGAAACGCTTCCGTCCTCGTGCAAAAGGATCTGCTTCACCAATCAACAAACGTACAAGTCATATTACAGTAGTAGTATCAGAAAAATAA
- a CDS encoding type Z 30S ribosomal protein S14: protein MAKKSMIAKNKRPAKHSTQEYTRCERCGRPHSVYRKFKLCRICFRELAYKGQIPGVKKASW, encoded by the coding sequence GTGGCTAAAAAATCAATGATTGCTAAGAATAAACGCCCAGCAAAACACTCAACTCAAGAGTATACTCGTTGTGAGCGTTGTGGACGTCCACATTCAGTGTATCGCAAATTTAAACTTTGTCGTATTTGCTTCCGGGAACTTGCCTATAAAGGACAAATTCCCGGCGTGAAGAAAGCAAGCTGGTAA
- the rplX gene encoding 50S ribosomal protein L24, with protein MFVKTGDKVKVISGKDKNKEGIVLQAFPKKDRIIVEGVNIMKKHQKPSAVAPQGGIIEMEASIHVSNVMVIDPSNGVPTRVGYKDVDGKKVRVSKKTGEVLDK; from the coding sequence ATGTTCGTTAAAACAGGCGATAAAGTAAAAGTTATCTCAGGTAAAGATAAAAACAAAGAAGGAATCGTTCTTCAAGCATTTCCGAAAAAAGATCGTATCATCGTTGAGGGTGTTAACATAATGAAAAAACACCAAAAACCTAGTGCGGTTGCTCCTCAAGGAGGAATTATCGAAATGGAAGCATCTATTCACGTTTCTAATGTAATGGTGATTGATCCGTCTAACGGTGTGCCAACACGTGTAGGATACAAAGATGTAGATGGTAAAAAAGTACGCGTTTCTAAAAAAACTGGTGAAGTTTTAGATAAATAA
- the rpsJ gene encoding 30S ribosomal protein S10, which produces MANKKIRIRLKAYEHRVLDQSAEKIVETAKRTGAKVSGPIPLPTDRSVYTVIRATHKYKDSREQFEMRTHKRLIDIVDATPKTVDALTKLDLPSGVSIEIKL; this is translated from the coding sequence ATGGCAAACAAAAAAATTCGTATCCGCTTAAAAGCGTATGAACATCGTGTATTAGACCAGTCTGCAGAGAAAATCGTAGAAACAGCAAAAAGAACAGGTGCTAAGGTTTCTGGACCAATTCCATTACCAACTGACCGTTCAGTTTATACAGTAATCCGTGCGACTCATAAATACAAAGATTCACGTGAACAATTCGAAATGCGTACTCATAAACGTCTTATTGATATCGTGGATGCTACACCTAAAACAGTTGATGCTTTAACTAAGCTAGATTTACCAAGTGGTGTAAGTATTGAAATTAAATTATAA
- the fusA gene encoding elongation factor G: MSREFSLENTRNIGIMAHVDAGKTTTTERILYYTGKIHKIGETHEGASQMDWMEQEQERGITITSAATTAQWKGYRVNIIDTPGHVDFTIEVQRSLRVLDGAVTVLDAQSGVEPQTETVWRQATEYKVPRIVFCNKMDKTGADFLYSVKTIHDRLQANAHPIQLPIGAEDNFTGIIDLIKMKAEMYTNDLGTDIQETEIPEEYMEQAIEWREKLVEAVAETDEDLMMKYLDGEEITIDELKDGIRRATINVEFYPVLVGSAFKNKGVQLMLDAVLDYLPAPTDIEAIKGIDTKTDEETTRPADDNAPFSSLAFKVMTDPFVGRLTFFRVYSGVLESGSYVLNASKGKKERVGRILQMHANSREEIGIVYSGDIAAAVGLKDTTTGDTLCDLNAPVILESIEFPEPVIQVAVEPKSKADQDKMGIALQKLAEEDPSFRVETNVETGETVISGMGELHLDVLVDRMKREFKVEANVGAPQVSYRETFRAPLTKAEGKFVRQSGGKGQYGHVWVEFTPNEEGKGFEFENAIVGGVVPREYIPAVEKGLADSMDNGVLAGYPLVDIKAKLYDGSYHDVDSNETAFRVAASMALKAAAKKAQPAILEPMMKVTITCPEDNLGDIMGHVTSRRGRVEGMEAHGNSQIVNAMIPLAEMFGYATTLRSSTQGRGTFMMVFDHYEDVPKSIQEDIIKKNGGSAN, encoded by the coding sequence GGTATTACTATTACATCTGCTGCTACAACAGCACAATGGAAAGGTTACCGTGTTAACATCATCGATACTCCTGGTCACGTGGATTTCACTATTGAAGTTCAACGTTCACTACGTGTATTAGATGGTGCTGTAACTGTTCTTGATGCTCAATCAGGTGTTGAGCCTCAAACAGAAACTGTTTGGAGACAAGCGACTGAATACAAAGTACCACGTATTGTATTTTGTAATAAAATGGATAAAACTGGTGCTGATTTCTTATACTCAGTTAAAACAATTCATGACCGCTTACAAGCAAATGCTCACCCAATTCAATTACCAATTGGTGCAGAAGATAACTTCACTGGAATTATCGACTTAATCAAAATGAAAGCTGAAATGTATACTAATGATTTAGGAACAGATATTCAGGAAACTGAAATCCCTGAAGAGTATATGGAACAAGCTATTGAATGGCGTGAAAAATTAGTTGAAGCTGTTGCTGAAACAGATGAAGACTTAATGATGAAATACTTAGATGGTGAAGAAATTACTATCGATGAATTAAAAGATGGTATTCGTCGTGCTACAATTAACGTTGAATTCTACCCTGTATTAGTAGGTTCTGCCTTCAAAAATAAAGGTGTACAATTAATGTTAGATGCTGTACTAGATTACTTACCTGCTCCAACTGATATTGAAGCAATTAAAGGTATTGATACTAAGACAGATGAAGAAACAACTCGTCCTGCTGATGATAACGCGCCGTTTTCTTCATTAGCATTTAAAGTTATGACAGATCCATTCGTTGGACGTCTAACGTTCTTCCGTGTTTATTCAGGTGTTCTTGAAAGTGGTTCATACGTACTTAATGCTTCTAAAGGCAAAAAAGAGCGTGTTGGACGTATCTTACAAATGCATGCTAACTCACGTGAGGAAATCGGTATTGTTTATTCAGGTGATATCGCAGCTGCTGTTGGTCTTAAAGATACAACAACAGGGGACACGTTATGTGACCTTAATGCACCAGTAATCTTAGAATCAATTGAGTTCCCAGAGCCAGTTATTCAAGTTGCTGTTGAGCCTAAATCTAAAGCAGACCAAGATAAAATGGGTATTGCTTTACAAAAACTTGCTGAAGAAGATCCATCATTCCGTGTTGAAACAAACGTTGAAACTGGAGAAACAGTTATCTCTGGTATGGGTGAGTTACACTTAGACGTTTTAGTAGATCGTATGAAACGTGAATTTAAAGTTGAAGCAAACGTTGGGGCACCTCAAGTTTCTTATCGTGAAACATTTAGAGCGCCACTTACAAAAGCTGAAGGTAAATTCGTACGTCAGTCTGGTGGTAAAGGTCAATACGGTCACGTTTGGGTTGAATTTACACCAAACGAAGAAGGTAAAGGCTTTGAATTTGAAAACGCGATTGTCGGTGGTGTGGTTCCTCGTGAATACATCCCAGCAGTTGAAAAAGGTTTAGCTGACTCAATGGATAACGGTGTTCTTGCTGGTTACCCATTAGTGGATATTAAAGCAAAATTATATGATGGTTCTTACCATGATGTTGACTCGAATGAGACAGCATTCCGTGTTGCGGCATCTATGGCTTTAAAAGCAGCAGCTAAAAAAGCTCAACCAGCTATTCTAGAACCAATGATGAAAGTGACGATTACATGTCCAGAAGATAACTTAGGTGATATCATGGGGCACGTAACAAGTCGTCGTGGACGTGTTGAAGGTATGGAAGCTCATGGTAATTCACAAATTGTTAACGCAATGATTCCATTAGCAGAAATGTTTGGTTATGCTACAACTCTACGTTCTTCAACTCAAGGACGTGGAACATTCATGATGGTATTTGACCATTATGAAGATGTACCAAAATCAATTCAAGAAGATATTATTAAGAAAAATGGTGGCTCAGCTAACTAA
- the rpsH gene encoding 30S ribosomal protein S8 — MVMTDPIADFLTRIRNANIVKHESLELPASTIKLEIAKILQREGFVREVEFIEDDKQGIIRVFLKYGKNEERVITNLKRISKPGLRVYVKSDEVPKVLNGLGIAIISTSEGVLTDKEARERNVGGEVLAYVW, encoded by the coding sequence ATGGTGATGACAGATCCAATTGCAGACTTTCTAACTCGTATTCGTAACGCGAATATCGTGAAACACGAATCATTAGAATTACCTGCATCAACAATCAAACTTGAAATCGCAAAAATCTTACAACGTGAAGGTTTTGTGCGTGAAGTAGAATTCATCGAAGATGACAAGCAAGGAATCATTCGTGTATTCTTAAAATATGGTAAAAATGAAGAACGAGTTATTACTAACTTAAAACGTATTTCAAAACCTGGTTTACGTGTTTATGTAAAATCTGACGAAGTACCTAAAGTATTAAATGGTTTAGGTATAGCAATTATCTCAACTTCAGAAGGTGTCTTAACTGACAAAGAAGCTAGAGAACGCAACGTTGGTGGAGAAGTATTAGCTTACGTTTGGTAA